The following nucleotide sequence is from Coffea eugenioides isolate CCC68of chromosome 10, Ceug_1.0, whole genome shotgun sequence.
GTTGATGGACGTTATGCAAGTCACACACTCACATGCATGGTGAAATTTCAGTAAATGTCCAAAATGCAGAGTAATCTTCAGTTCAACTTTTGTACATATGTCAGGGATTTAACGGTGACAGTGTATATCactgtcaatatatatatataatttactCATTAACAAATGTAGACGTATATTTTACTGGCTAAGATTTTGGTGGACGTTTTTTCAGGTTGATCACAATTAATGCTGCTAGTGTACAGAGATAATCCATGTTCtttttaattaaactttaaaatgACGTGTTTTTTACTACCGCCGCAATATGCCATTAATTTCAatgattaatctttcctacactgacggtgtatacactatcagcgttggattcatgacatgtgtacaaaagttgaatttaaatTTACTCCAATTTCAAAACTCCGAGCTAAGTAAGCTGGGTAGCTTTGTCCCCAAAATCAGGGGAACATTATTGATGATTAACCCGTCTCTGGTCTTAGACCGGCGCGCATGCAAAAGACAATATCCAGATTCTATGCCATTATTTATTATTCCTTCGTCTCATTCTCTCAGCCGTCAACTGTCCACCTACTTACATTATTAATTATCCAATCCCCCCACCCCTCCCCCAAACCccctttttcaaaaaataaaaatgaaaataattcaCATTAATCCATAATGTAtaaacctttttagattgaaGGACGTAAATGCCAACATTAAGCGTGGAACTTCTCTCTAAGTTTTTTCTCCTGTAAGCACTTTCGAATTTAATAATCAACGATCCTTTGGACTGTTGGTCACTATCAAAGACTTAAGTTTTAATAGGATGGAAGGTCAAGATTCAAATTTTGTCTTCCGTCGATATGTCACTATatgtaatttcttttaaatCTATATAGATGCACTACGTACTCGTTTGATTCGATGATGGTTCAGTTTTCATTGCTTTTGCTAGGGTCCATTGAGCCTCTCCCTCCCTCTAGTGTAGGTTAGAATAGAAGTAAGAGTAGACTAGACTACCTGTTGCCGTtcgataataataaaaaaaaaacacgttCGAATTTAATGGCAAATAGTTACTTGAAATTCTGAATTGATCTCCAGATTCCTTTTTGATTTATCTCAATTTTTTTGACATCCCCAAGCATACGCTATAAAGTAATTGCACAATCCACGGGCGGGTTCTTCGACTCTTTTGAAAAAATGGTGCTTTTTTTGGtcgagaaaggaaaaaaaattctttctttttttgcaaATTAAGGTAACCAAAGATGTGTTCCCAAGAAAGTACCATAATCAAGAAAGGTAAGCAATGAGGTCCCAGAAAAGCAATCACTATTTTAAGCAATGAGGTCCCAGAAAAGCAATCACTATTTTAGTCCATTCTCAATTACACTGTCAATTAAAATCAACTTTATTTGGAGCCGATATCGTAGCGCGATCCACGGCAGCGGCTGAGAGAGGCCCCAAACCAACCGTCATTCGCGCCTTCCCTTTCTTACTTACTTACTTACACGCTTCTCTAGAAAAGCGCCTGGCAGGCAGGCAGTTATTCTTCCGGTATTTccgttttcttcttcttttttttttccccccggAGCAAATTAATGACTCAATCCGAATTCTGAACAAAAAGAATATGTCATCATTGTCATTGATGCTGTTCTTAGaccaagaaaaaggaaaaaatcgtCTCATAATTTGCATTCATGACACGCCTCAAAATCTTTTTTGAATACTAACCTATATCAGTACTCTATTCACACCTTCTACTGTTTACGATTTGCCTTTGAGACGTCCCAAATTACAAAAGGTTCGAGTATTAATATGTAGAAAAGCGAAGTGAAGGTGAAATAACAtgaccaaaagaaagaaatattagTAATACATATAATTTCGTTCTCGTGATGACTTGCTCGTATTAATGAATGCTCTCTCGAGACGTAGTAGTCAACACTTCCCTCAAGGGAAGGAATGAAAGAAAGGAATACAAATGATGATAAGTCTTAAATTCGACGCCTTTCACTTAtactatttaaaaaaaaaaaatggcaacaGCGAGACAAATCCCACTTTGTCCGAAGCTCAATGCTTCAACTTCTTGTTGACCATTTTTGTTAGGCTAAGTATCATttgtcttttcaaaattttttcttctccaaCAGCATTTGGAGTCGAGCAAGAAAGAAAACGAGATGCTCATGGTAGGAACAATAAATTTTGGCCTTACATTCTCTACCCTTTTCCTTTTACTACTAGTAGTTTTAAAGCTATAGCTTCCCAATTTTCTAAATTTGCATTCAATTCCTAGCCAACGCCATGATCGAGTTTTACTACAACTgttcaattttgatttttggcaaAAGAATCCGGTTCAACCATAATGAAACCGGTATTTGacaggtatatatatataataaaaatgaagGATTGAATGAATGTAAAGCCTAAATTTACGTGAGGGGTGATTGGATTGGATTTCCAAGCCCTATATAAAGGGTCCTCCTGAATTCCTTCTAAACTAACATGCATTGACCAAGATTACATTACAATACCAGCGGCCATTGCACGcttgaaaaataaaacaaacctcccctctccccctcccccAAGCGCAAGCAAAGAAGCAATGGCCCTGGCTGTCCTCTGCCTTGTAATCTTATTCTCTTCCACATTGAACTCATGGCAAGTCGTTGAAGTAGCAGGGGGGTCGACGCCCAACTACAGAGATGCCTTGGCAAAGTCCTTATTGTTCTTTCAAGGCCAAAGGTCAGGGAGGCTCCCCCGCACCCAACAAATTGATTGGAGGTCTGCTTCAGGCCTCTCCGATGGTTCTTTTGCCCGTGTACGTACATCCAATTAGCTTAACTATATATTTCTATCTCTTCTTTGGCTTTATTTCCTATCTGCTAGTTTCATGGCCATCATTTGCTATACGGGAGGGAAAACATGAATGAAACATTACAGGTTTCGGTCCAACATGATGGCTTTTCATGTCTGCAGTTGTACACAGTTCAATAGTCAGAGAGTTTCAAGTTAGCAGTCTACACTTTGCaaatgatttgaaatgaaaatcTATGCAGAAGAGCAGGACGAGAAACTGATAATTGACAAACTTGTCTATACACGCTTCGTCCAACCTCGTACTATTATTGTTTTTTGAAGCATCACTTCATGTCttgcaaaaatcaaaataacTTCATGTCTTGCAGGCCTGGCTACTAGCTAGCATGTTGTTAGATGCGTATATGCAAAGTCCATTATCAGTCCTTGACAATTTATAACAACTCTCCACTTTCACTTATTGAAAAGTATGCCTTCGACATCATGATTGCTTCTGCCATAATCTTGTCTGCAATTATCTGCAAACACAAAATCACTTGCTCTTTCATTATTGCATTTCTGAAAAAAAGATTGTCTCCTTGGTCCTTACTGATGACAAGCGTGAAATCCCCAAGCCAACCAACTGCTTTTCATACAAAATTCCTCCCTCCATGTTAGGAGGAAAAAGATTTTGTCTAAAAGGAGCTTGGATGTGCATGCAGGTGGACTTAACCGGGGGATATTACGATGCTGGAGACAATGTGAAATTCAACTTCCCAATGGCATTCACGACCACCATGCTCTCTTGGAGCACACTTGAGTACGGCAAGAAAATGGGACCTGAGCTACAGAGTGCAAGAGCTGCGATCCGTTGGGCCACCGATTATCTTCTCAAGTGCGCTTTGGCTACTCCTGGCAAGCTCTACGTTGGTGTTGGCGACCCCAACTCTGACCACAGGTGCTGGGAGAGGCCTGAGGACATGGACACTGTCAGGAGCGTGTACTCTGTTTCACCTAGCAATCCGGGCTCCGACGTGGCAGGAGAAACTGCTGCTGCATTGGCTGCTGCTTCCTTGGTCTTCCGAACAGTTGATCCGGCATACTCTAGACTGCTGCTGAGAACTGCTCAGAAAGTCATGCAGTTTGCAATTCAATACAGAGGTTCTTACAGTGACTCCCTCGGCTCTGCCGTTTGTCCATTTTACTGCTCATATTCCGGTTATAAGGTACTACGTTCTTTTCATTCTTCACCCAAAGAATACTAACCTTCAGAATGAATCATTCATTTTTAAATCTGATTTTTCCTCTGTTCACAGGATGAGTTATTATGGGGGGCAGCCTGGCTCTTCAGAGCAACGAACAATGTTTACTACTTTAATTTCATCAAAAGTCTGGGAGCCAATGATGGAACAGACATTTTTAGCTGGGACAACAAATACGCCGGTGCTCGTGTTCTGCTGTCAAGGGTAAAAACTTGCAACATCGCATCGAAACATAAAATGAAACTGCTAATATATATCCAAATTCTCGTTGGACATGCATTAAAATGGAAGGTATAACAATCAATTGTCCATCGCAGAGAAGCTTGCTGAACAGAGACAT
It contains:
- the LOC113749648 gene encoding endoglucanase 9, which produces MALAVLCLVILFSSTLNSWQVVEVAGGSTPNYRDALAKSLLFFQGQRSGRLPRTQQIDWRSASGLSDGSFARVDLTGGYYDAGDNVKFNFPMAFTTTMLSWSTLEYGKKMGPELQSARAAIRWATDYLLKCALATPGKLYVGVGDPNSDHRCWERPEDMDTVRSVYSVSPSNPGSDVAGETAAALAAASLVFRTVDPAYSRLLLRTAQKVMQFAIQYRGSYSDSLGSAVCPFYCSYSGYKDELLWGAAWLFRATNNVYYFNFIKSLGANDGTDIFSWDNKYAGARVLLSRRSLLNRDMAFEPYRQQAEDFVCRILPNSPYSSTQYTPGGLMFKLSQSNLQYVTSITFLLTTYSKYMAATKHTFNCGNLLVTSNTLRSLSKRQVDYILGENPLKMSYMVGYGSDYPRRIHHRGSSLPSEAIHPQSFGCEGGFQPFYYTANPNPNILTGAVVGGPNQNDFFPDDRTDYSHSEPATYINAALVGPLAFFAGSFNM